A genomic stretch from Bacterioplanes sanyensis includes:
- a CDS encoding GNAT family N-acetyltransferase: MKQLLKTSGQLIGNISLVAINGDQAELGYWLGEPFWNQGYGSEAATALVEMAGTAMGIRTIIAEHLQSNPASGRLMQKIGMSYSHTLERPDRDGQLAKVDVYQLRL, from the coding sequence ATGAAACAGCTTCTAAAAACCAGTGGTCAGCTGATTGGCAATATTAGTTTGGTGGCGATTAATGGCGATCAGGCTGAGCTGGGCTATTGGTTGGGCGAGCCGTTTTGGAATCAAGGCTATGGCAGTGAGGCTGCAACGGCCCTGGTTGAGATGGCAGGTACTGCTATGGGGATTCGCACAATCATTGCTGAGCATTTGCAATCTAACCCCGCCTCGGGGCGTTTGATGCAAAAAATTGGCATGAGCTACAGTCATACCCTTGAGCGACCGGACCGAGATGGTCAGTTAGCGAAAGTGGATGTTTATCAGTTGCGGCTCTAG
- a CDS encoding GNAT family N-acetyltransferase, which yields MKTPPKITVQPSIETSRLEIKPFELADAPSVQKLEGNPNVSKTTLNMPYPYEDGMAEQWIASHSKHWQARTSAAFAIKLEAVSQLL from the coding sequence ATGAAAACTCCACCAAAGATAACTGTACAGCCGAGTATCGAAACCAGTCGACTGGAGATTAAACCATTTGAGCTTGCAGATGCACCTTCTGTGCAGAAATTGGAGGGTAATCCTAATGTCTCTAAGACCACATTGAATATGCCCTACCCCTATGAGGATGGCATGGCAGAGCAATGGATTGCTAGCCATTCAAAACACTGGCAGGCTAGAACCAGTGCTGCCTTTGCAATCAAACTAGAAGCTGTTTCACAACTTCTTTAG
- a CDS encoding M66 family metalloprotease, with the protein MIKTIEFAQSHVLPAQGLSWELEGAGDYKLVENRNTLLLASVTGGTDSIELHLFDESNILQYRQQLDAPDRLPPSEGGDIKYSDELWSITIPAEHMKQGISVQLIAAGQLPSAAVEPDLYPEMNLTMYSLPFLIYGANDDNMPLSTADLREMLTDDDAKRQASAGMPFSATRIVNHPLGLFESSYLIQKPSGEAPAKKIESASDPSYMSPILDIVWQVVYTTGDMRLNNITYAPAMLIDHSIDKKIKTRGLGGVAYLGSGASMGYPTFGLLWHEGGHAMSLSHSLGDSRNSENPLYPYKEASLKGSAWGYDEAKGYFRSPLTTPTSFYYNCGLMRHGAIFQKTTDGRCYRLEPMHSADEQKDPDADFPLFSDFSAGKMQKWMLGRRKLNASGDGFQLIDEAGEWQDFIPVTTHKAAWDIKEYHPVSFDKTTDFILFTHSFAGTDEITQFYNPIRYQGNAIAFLDPTNQSHLDNINFEADDQSQVEFSNYCKRLGCDYTLKVTYSDGSVAYRIVKDSARKQWEPTVWKDNYQNENHGDSFRMWSIAIVAPEGQPAISKLELLDTPMLWRLTPSDVMSAPAILTKQL; encoded by the coding sequence TTGATTAAGACCATCGAGTTTGCTCAATCTCATGTACTGCCCGCCCAAGGGCTCAGTTGGGAGTTAGAAGGAGCGGGTGACTACAAGCTGGTAGAGAATCGTAATACGCTGTTGCTGGCATCTGTAACCGGTGGCACCGATTCTATTGAATTACACTTGTTTGACGAGAGCAATATTCTTCAATATCGTCAGCAACTTGATGCGCCAGATAGGTTGCCACCTAGTGAGGGAGGAGATATCAAGTATTCAGATGAACTCTGGTCTATCACCATTCCTGCGGAGCATATGAAGCAGGGAATATCTGTGCAATTAATCGCTGCAGGACAACTCCCATCTGCCGCTGTTGAGCCGGATTTATATCCAGAAATGAATCTGACCATGTATTCTCTGCCTTTTTTAATCTACGGCGCCAATGACGATAACATGCCGCTTTCTACCGCCGATCTGAGGGAGATGCTGACGGATGACGATGCAAAAAGACAGGCGTCCGCAGGCATGCCTTTTTCAGCGACGAGGATAGTCAACCATCCATTAGGGTTATTCGAGTCCAGCTACTTAATTCAAAAGCCTTCCGGAGAGGCGCCAGCTAAAAAAATTGAATCCGCTTCCGATCCAAGTTATATGTCACCCATACTGGATATTGTTTGGCAGGTGGTTTATACCACGGGCGATATGCGTTTAAACAATATTACTTATGCTCCAGCTATGCTGATCGATCATAGCATCGATAAGAAAATTAAAACCCGAGGGCTGGGAGGGGTCGCATACCTAGGTTCTGGTGCTTCGATGGGCTATCCGACCTTTGGCTTACTGTGGCATGAAGGTGGTCATGCTATGAGCTTGAGCCATTCGCTGGGCGATAGTCGAAATAGTGAAAACCCTTTGTACCCATATAAGGAGGCCAGTTTAAAAGGCTCTGCTTGGGGATATGACGAAGCCAAAGGCTATTTTAGATCTCCGCTGACCACACCGACATCGTTTTACTACAATTGTGGGTTGATGCGCCACGGTGCAATTTTCCAGAAGACGACTGACGGGCGCTGTTATCGTTTAGAGCCAATGCATTCCGCCGATGAGCAAAAAGACCCGGACGCAGACTTCCCGTTATTCTCTGACTTCAGCGCTGGGAAAATGCAAAAGTGGATGCTGGGTCGACGTAAATTAAATGCGAGCGGAGATGGATTCCAGCTGATTGATGAGGCCGGCGAATGGCAGGACTTTATCCCAGTCACTACACATAAAGCTGCTTGGGATATTAAAGAGTATCATCCGGTTAGCTTTGACAAAACAACCGACTTTATTCTGTTCACGCATAGCTTTGCCGGTACAGACGAAATTACACAGTTCTATAATCCAATCCGTTACCAGGGCAATGCCATTGCATTTCTGGATCCAACCAATCAATCTCATTTGGATAACATCAACTTTGAGGCGGATGATCAAAGCCAGGTGGAGTTTTCTAACTACTGCAAGCGCTTAGGCTGTGATTATACTCTTAAGGTAACTTACAGCGATGGCAGTGTGGCATACCGCATTGTAAAAGACAGCGCTCGGAAGCAATGGGAGCCGACTGTATGGAAAGACAACTATCAAAATGAAAACCACGGAGACAGTTTTCGGATGTGGAGCATAGCCATCGTTGCACCAGAGGGGCAGCCTGCCATCAGTAAATTGGAGCTGCTGGACACGCCTATGCTGTGGCGTTTGACACCATCGGATGTTATGTCTGCACCTGCCATTTTAACGAAGCAGTTGTAA
- a CDS encoding acyl-CoA dehydrogenase family protein, translating into MGAQSSTAREQHLAQADTHEVFNQPTALENFNAYQSDVALQHWTRVYGGDWASERLHAYGELCGGELIEAGFLANENKPQFYPHDRFGQRIDLAKFHPAYHQLMRSAIDAQVHSLPWVSPKAGAHVARAALEYMHMNADAGSGCPLTMTFAAVPAIRHSPTLAKEWLPKIMANRYDQRNVPYFEKEGVTIGMAMTEKQGGSDVRANSTRAYPVSEQQGNGAEYELIGHKWFCSAPMCDAFLVLAHTDNGLSCFLMPRWRPDGSKNQMFIQRLKNKLGNISNASSEIEFRGAFAWMVGDEGRGVRTIIEMVAMTRFDCMVGSSALMRAAVAQAIHHTSGRSVFGKSLHQQPLMQNVLADLTIESEAALAISMRVAHALDHSDDPQQALFLRLATAVGKYWICKRTPHLAYEAMECIGGVGYVEDNILPRIYREAPVNAIWEGSGNVQCLDVLRATNKEPKVIDAFLQELQQACGHYAAYDQFVAALDTEFNDLETLEYRARTLVDKLAIALQASTLIQQGEPMIAAAFVRSRIESHGGINYGTLPSDVDCQAIIVRARPQLEHA; encoded by the coding sequence ATGGGTGCACAGTCCTCAACCGCTCGCGAGCAACACTTGGCCCAAGCCGATACCCACGAGGTGTTTAACCAGCCTACTGCGCTGGAGAACTTTAATGCCTACCAATCTGATGTGGCGCTGCAACACTGGACGCGCGTTTACGGCGGCGATTGGGCCAGTGAGCGCTTACATGCCTACGGCGAACTATGCGGTGGTGAATTAATCGAAGCGGGTTTTTTAGCCAATGAAAACAAACCGCAGTTTTATCCCCATGACCGCTTTGGCCAGCGTATTGATTTAGCCAAATTTCACCCGGCCTATCACCAGCTGATGCGTAGCGCGATTGATGCGCAAGTCCATTCGCTGCCTTGGGTGTCGCCTAAGGCTGGCGCTCATGTGGCGCGGGCGGCACTGGAGTATATGCATATGAATGCCGATGCCGGTTCTGGTTGCCCGCTAACCATGACCTTTGCAGCGGTACCCGCGATCCGCCATAGCCCCACTCTAGCGAAAGAGTGGTTGCCAAAAATCATGGCGAACCGATATGACCAGCGCAATGTTCCCTATTTTGAAAAAGAGGGTGTGACCATTGGCATGGCGATGACGGAAAAGCAAGGTGGATCGGATGTGCGTGCCAATAGCACTCGAGCCTACCCTGTGTCAGAGCAACAAGGGAATGGCGCAGAATATGAACTGATTGGGCATAAGTGGTTTTGCTCAGCACCTATGTGCGATGCCTTTTTAGTACTGGCCCATACGGATAACGGCTTGTCGTGCTTTTTAATGCCACGCTGGCGTCCGGATGGCAGTAAAAATCAGATGTTTATTCAACGTCTGAAAAATAAATTAGGCAATATCTCTAATGCTTCATCCGAGATCGAGTTTCGTGGCGCCTTTGCCTGGATGGTCGGCGATGAAGGCCGAGGGGTGCGCACCATCATAGAAATGGTGGCCATGACCCGTTTTGATTGCATGGTCGGCTCATCAGCACTCATGCGTGCAGCCGTCGCTCAAGCCATTCACCATACCAGCGGTCGCAGCGTATTTGGCAAGAGCTTGCATCAGCAACCACTGATGCAAAATGTACTGGCTGATCTCACCATCGAAAGTGAAGCAGCCCTCGCCATCAGTATGCGAGTAGCTCATGCACTGGATCATAGCGATGATCCACAACAAGCATTGTTTCTACGCCTAGCGACCGCCGTCGGTAAATATTGGATTTGCAAACGCACTCCCCATTTGGCGTATGAAGCGATGGAATGCATCGGTGGCGTGGGCTATGTGGAAGATAATATATTGCCACGCATTTATCGCGAAGCCCCCGTCAACGCCATTTGGGAAGGCTCAGGCAACGTGCAGTGCCTGGATGTGTTGCGCGCTACTAATAAAGAGCCCAAGGTGATCGATGCCTTTCTGCAAGAACTGCAACAAGCTTGTGGTCACTATGCGGCCTATGATCAATTCGTAGCGGCATTGGACACGGAATTTAACGACCTTGAAACCTTGGAATACCGGGCACGCACACTGGTAGATAAACTCGCTATTGCTTTGCAGGCCAGTACATTGATTCAACAAGGTGAGCCTATGATCGCCGCCGCATTTGTTCGCTCTCGCATAGAAAGCCATGGTGGCATTAACTATGGCACCTTACCCTCCGATGTCGACTGCCAAGCCATTATTGTCAGAGCCAGACCACAGCTAGAGCATGCATAA
- a CDS encoding transposase, with protein MKRSTSELTDQQWAHIEPCLPSLPRGKGGPKPISNRACFEGILWVLRSGARWRDLPERYPSPSTCWRRLQYWEEQGAWVKAWRKLLRVLDQQSRLNWEESFSDGSFAPAKKGASVLEKPSVVRGRSG; from the coding sequence ATGAAACGTTCAACCTCAGAACTGACCGACCAACAGTGGGCACACATTGAGCCTTGTTTACCCAGCCTGCCTCGTGGCAAAGGGGGTCCCAAACCTATCAGCAATCGAGCCTGTTTCGAGGGCATTTTATGGGTCTTACGTTCAGGTGCGCGCTGGCGTGATCTACCCGAGCGCTATCCTTCACCGAGTACCTGCTGGCGCCGCCTTCAGTACTGGGAAGAGCAAGGTGCATGGGTCAAAGCCTGGCGTAAGCTTCTTCGCGTTCTGGATCAACAGTCGCGGTTAAATTGGGAAGAATCGTTTTCTGATGGTAGTTTTGCACCCGCAAAAAAAGGGGCCTCGGTGTTGGAAAAACCAAGCGTGGTAAGGGGTCGAAGTGGATGA